The following proteins are co-located in the Trichormus variabilis 0441 genome:
- a CDS encoding nicotinate phosphoribosyltransferase: MTTIPIWDVQPTPELNISAADYSLLTDLYQLTMAACYTGEGVEQRRASFELFVRRSPEGFGYLIAMGLTQALEYLEKLSFSSEQIAALQATGIFAHAGEGFWSLLAEARFTGDVWAVPEGTAVFANEPLLRVEAPLWQAQLVETYLLNTLNYQTLVATRAARLRDIAGEQATLLEFGTRRAFSPQASLWAARAALAGGLDATSNVLAALQLGQQPSGTMAHALVMALSAMEGSEEQAFSAFHRYFPGAPLLIDTYDTVAAAQHLAEKVNTGKMELSGVRLDSGDLVSLSKQVRSLLPKVSIFASGDLDEWEIAKLQAAGAEIDGYGLGTKLVTGSPVNGVYKLVEIDDIPVMKKSSGKATYPGRKQIFRSYGGGQVQADRLGLITDTPLITEKPLLQLVVKEGQRLQPPEKLSAIRQRTAASVASLPEQTKRLDNPVPIPIEISTALQNLTEVTLQRLN; this comes from the coding sequence ATGACAACTATCCCCATCTGGGATGTTCAGCCAACCCCAGAACTAAACATCTCTGCGGCTGATTACAGCCTACTTACCGATCTTTATCAGCTGACAATGGCTGCTTGTTATACAGGTGAAGGCGTAGAACAACGACGGGCTAGCTTTGAGTTATTTGTGCGGCGATCGCCAGAGGGTTTTGGCTATTTAATTGCGATGGGACTGACGCAAGCACTGGAATATTTAGAAAAGTTAAGTTTTAGCTCGGAACAGATAGCAGCATTACAAGCCACAGGCATTTTCGCTCATGCAGGGGAAGGCTTTTGGTCATTGCTAGCAGAGGCGCGATTTACTGGGGATGTGTGGGCAGTACCAGAAGGGACAGCCGTATTTGCTAACGAGCCACTGTTACGGGTAGAAGCACCGTTATGGCAAGCACAGTTAGTAGAAACTTACTTATTAAATACACTCAATTACCAAACCTTAGTAGCCACAAGAGCAGCACGTCTACGTGATATAGCTGGTGAGCAAGCAACACTTTTGGAATTTGGTACAAGACGGGCTTTTAGCCCCCAAGCCTCTTTGTGGGCAGCACGGGCAGCTTTAGCGGGTGGTTTAGATGCCACCTCCAATGTGTTAGCAGCGCTACAACTGGGACAACAGCCAAGTGGTACGATGGCTCACGCCTTGGTTATGGCGTTGTCGGCGATGGAAGGTAGTGAAGAACAAGCCTTTAGTGCGTTTCATCGCTATTTTCCCGGTGCGCCATTGTTAATTGATACTTATGATACTGTTGCGGCTGCTCAGCACTTAGCAGAAAAAGTGAATACCGGAAAAATGGAATTATCCGGTGTCAGGTTAGATTCTGGTGACTTAGTGAGTTTATCAAAACAAGTGCGATCGCTCCTGCCGAAAGTATCGATTTTTGCCAGTGGCGACTTAGATGAATGGGAAATTGCCAAACTCCAAGCAGCCGGCGCAGAAATCGACGGCTACGGACTAGGAACCAAGCTAGTTACAGGTTCCCCCGTGAATGGAGTTTACAAACTCGTAGAAATTGACGATATCCCAGTGATGAAAAAGTCCAGTGGTAAAGCAACATACCCAGGTCGTAAGCAAATTTTTCGTTCCTATGGGGGAGGTCAGGTTCAAGCAGACAGATTGGGGTTAATCACAGATACACCCTTAATTACAGAAAAACCTTTGTTGCAATTGGTAGTTAAAGAAGGTCAACGCCTACAACCCCCAGAAAAGCTGTCCGCAATTCGCCAACGCACCGCCGCTTCTGTCGCCAGTTTACCCGAACAAACAAAGCGTTTAGATAATCCCGTTCCCATACCCATAGAAATTTCCACTGCACTGCAAAATTTGACAGAAGTTACATTGCAACGTCTCAACTAA
- a CDS encoding nicotinate-nucleotide adenylyltransferase: MKKIALFGTSADPPTAGHQTILRWLSERYDWVAVWAADNPFKSHQTLLEHRAAMLRLLIADIEAPRQNIALEQDLSSFRTLETLEKAKLRWGTETEFTLIIGSDLLSQLPRWYRVEELLQQVQLLIVPRPGYAIDGTSLEAVQQLGGKIAIASLTGLDVSSTAYRERGETEALTPPIVEYIHQQHLYKCPDATKKSFQLR; this comes from the coding sequence ATGAAAAAAATTGCTTTATTTGGTACTAGTGCAGACCCACCGACGGCCGGACATCAGACTATTTTACGCTGGTTGTCTGAGCGTTATGATTGGGTGGCGGTTTGGGCGGCGGATAACCCGTTTAAATCTCATCAAACACTATTAGAGCATCGGGCGGCAATGCTGCGGCTGTTGATTGCGGACATAGAAGCGCCTCGGCAGAATATAGCTTTAGAACAGGATTTGAGTAGCTTTAGAACCCTGGAAACATTGGAGAAAGCAAAATTACGTTGGGGTACAGAAACAGAGTTTACTTTGATCATTGGTTCAGATTTACTGAGTCAGTTACCCCGTTGGTATCGAGTTGAAGAATTATTACAACAGGTGCAACTGTTGATTGTGCCACGACCAGGATATGCCATAGATGGGACTAGTCTAGAAGCTGTGCAACAACTGGGCGGTAAAATAGCGATCGCCTCTCTTACTGGTCTAGATGTTTCTTCAACAGCGTATCGTGAACGTGGAGAAACCGAAGCTCTCACCCCCCCTATAGTCGAATACATTCATCAACAGCATTTGTACAAATGCCCGGACGCAACCAAAAAAAGTTTTCAACTTCGTTAA
- a CDS encoding NUDIX hydrolase, with protein MPGRNQKKFSTSLNQQPLADFKVGVDNVIFSVDTEKNRLLVLLVMRQQEPFLNYWSLPGTLVREGESLEDAAYRIMAEKIRVKNLYLEQLYTFGGPERDPREATGSYGVRYLSVSYFALVRFEEAELIADGVTGIAWYPVKQVPKLSFDHNEILAYGHRRLRNKLEYSPVAFEVLPEMFTLNDLYQLYTTVLGENFSDYSNFRARLLKLGFLSDTGIKVSRGAGRPASLYKFDAEAFAPFKDKPLVFI; from the coding sequence ATGCCCGGACGCAACCAAAAAAAGTTTTCAACTTCGTTAAATCAACAACCCTTAGCCGATTTTAAGGTTGGTGTTGATAATGTAATTTTTTCTGTAGATACTGAAAAAAATCGGCTGTTAGTTCTGTTAGTAATGCGACAGCAAGAACCATTTTTAAATTATTGGAGTCTTCCTGGTACTTTAGTGCGAGAAGGAGAGTCTTTAGAAGACGCTGCTTATCGCATTATGGCAGAAAAAATTAGAGTCAAAAATCTCTATTTGGAACAGCTATACACCTTTGGCGGCCCCGAACGCGACCCAAGGGAAGCAACTGGCAGTTATGGTGTACGTTACCTATCAGTTAGTTATTTTGCTCTCGTCAGATTTGAAGAAGCCGAATTAATTGCTGATGGTGTTACTGGTATTGCTTGGTATCCAGTCAAGCAAGTACCAAAGTTATCCTTTGACCATAATGAAATTTTGGCTTATGGGCATAGACGCTTACGCAACAAATTAGAGTACAGTCCGGTTGCATTTGAAGTATTACCAGAAATGTTTACTTTAAATGATTTATATCAGTTGTACACAACAGTTTTAGGCGAAAACTTCTCTGATTATTCTAACTTTCGAGCGCGTTTACTCAAATTAGGCTTTTTATCTGACACCGGAATCAAAGTATCACGCGGCGCAGGTCGTCCCGCGAGTTTATATAAGTTTGATGCTGAAGCCTTCGCTCCCTTCAAGGACAAACCTTTAGTATTTATTTAA
- a CDS encoding NAD+ synthase, translated as MKIAIAQINPIIGDLTGNAQKILEMAQQAIKKGARLLLTPELSLCGYPPRDLLLNPIFVEAMSVTLQQLARDLPVNLAVLVGTVELNCQAHTTGGKPLFNSTALLENGKVKQMFHKRLLPTYDVFDEHRYFEAGQQANYFALDNINIGVTICEDLWNDEEFWGKRSYTANPISDLAILGVDLIVNLSASPYSLGKQSFREAMLRHSAVRFQQPVIYANQVGGNDDLIFDGRSFALNRQGEVMCRAKGFASDLITVDFDESQRDLQLSSVAPIYESEDEEIWQALVLGVRDYAQKCRFSQVVLGLSGGIDSALVATIATEALGKENVFGVLMPSPYSSEHSISDALALADNLGIKTQILPIGDLMQSFDHSLVELFAGTEFGLAEENIQSRIRGNLLMAIANKFGYLLLSTGNKSEMAVGYCTLYGDMNGGLAVIADVPKTRVYSLCKWLNSHQSPVIPENILTKAPSAELKPGQVDQDSLPPYEILDDILQRLIHNHQSVGEIVAAGHDPMVVDKVIQMVARAEFKRRQAPPGLKITDRAFGTGWRMPIASNWNAIKSNYRLSCTF; from the coding sequence ATGAAAATTGCGATCGCTCAAATTAATCCTATTATTGGTGATTTAACTGGGAATGCTCAAAAAATTCTGGAAATGGCACAACAGGCAATAAAAAAAGGTGCTAGACTGCTGCTAACTCCAGAACTATCTTTATGTGGCTATCCACCACGGGATTTATTATTAAATCCCATTTTTGTAGAGGCAATGAGTGTAACTTTACAGCAATTAGCTAGGGATTTACCTGTAAATTTAGCTGTGTTAGTAGGGACAGTTGAGCTAAATTGTCAAGCCCATACTACTGGAGGAAAACCTTTATTTAACAGCACAGCTTTATTAGAAAATGGCAAAGTCAAACAGATGTTTCATAAGCGACTATTGCCTACCTATGATGTATTTGATGAGCATCGTTATTTTGAAGCTGGACAACAAGCTAATTATTTTGCCTTAGATAATATTAATATCGGTGTGACAATTTGCGAAGATTTATGGAATGATGAGGAGTTTTGGGGCAAACGCAGTTACACAGCTAATCCCATTTCTGACTTAGCAATTTTAGGTGTAGATTTAATTGTCAATTTATCGGCTTCGCCCTACAGTTTAGGTAAGCAAAGCTTCCGAGAAGCAATGCTTAGACATAGTGCAGTCAGGTTTCAACAACCAGTAATTTACGCTAACCAAGTCGGCGGTAATGATGATTTAATTTTTGATGGTCGGAGTTTTGCCTTAAATCGTCAAGGCGAAGTGATGTGTCGGGCTAAGGGTTTTGCATCTGATTTAATTACAGTAGATTTTGACGAATCACAACGAGATTTACAACTCAGTTCTGTTGCTCCTATTTATGAATCAGAAGATGAAGAAATTTGGCAAGCTTTAGTTTTGGGTGTGCGAGATTATGCTCAAAAATGCCGTTTTTCTCAAGTTGTGCTGGGTTTAAGCGGTGGGATTGATTCTGCACTGGTGGCGACAATTGCCACTGAGGCCTTAGGTAAGGAAAATGTCTTTGGTGTGTTGATGCCATCTCCTTACAGTTCTGAACATTCTATTAGTGATGCTTTAGCATTAGCCGACAACTTGGGAATTAAGACCCAAATCTTACCCATAGGGGATTTAATGCAGAGTTTTGACCATAGTTTAGTAGAGTTATTTGCCGGGACAGAATTTGGTTTGGCTGAGGAGAACATCCAGTCACGGATACGCGGTAACTTATTAATGGCGATCGCTAATAAATTTGGCTATCTATTACTATCCACCGGTAACAAGTCGGAAATGGCAGTCGGTTACTGCACCCTCTACGGCGACATGAACGGCGGCTTAGCTGTAATTGCCGATGTTCCCAAAACCCGCGTTTACTCTCTGTGCAAATGGCTAAACTCTCACCAATCCCCAGTCATCCCCGAAAACATCCTCACCAAAGCACCAAGCGCCGAACTCAAACCCGGTCAAGTTGACCAAGATTCCCTACCCCCCTACGAAATTTTGGACGATATCTTACAGCGTCTAATTCACAACCATCAATCAGTAGGGGAAATTGTCGCTGCCGGTCACGACCCTATGGTGGTAGACAAAGTTATCCAGATGGTCGCACGGGCAGAATTTAAGCGTCGCCAAGCACCCCCAGGACTAAAAATCACTGACCGCGCCTTTGGTACTGGCTGGCGAATGCCAATTGCTAGCAACTGGAATGCGATTAAAAGTAATTACCGCCTAAGTTGCACATTCTGA
- a CDS encoding ABC transporter ATP-binding protein — translation MAAAVLLENVYKFYNNTPVVNDLSFNIEAGEIFALLGPNGAGKSTTIRMLTTLTKPSQGKMEVAGYDVVRQPLLAKQSIGVVLQQTSVDGDLSVWENMELHGRLHHIPNPQRQRLINQWLDYVELADRRESLVKTLSGGMKRRLQIARALLHQPQILFLDEPTVGLDPQTRRRLWEIIRDLNKQGMTMLLTTHYMDEVEFLCDAFGSTKPGRIGIMDGGKLISLGTLKQLRSAHGEGLIMKQLSVTTTSNDSSRGWEYLFFPSLEEANIYLNQQPDKTGMMVRPSNLEDIFVELTGRQLN, via the coding sequence GTGGCTGCTGCTGTTCTTCTAGAAAACGTCTACAAATTTTATAACAACACTCCTGTAGTTAATGACCTGTCATTCAACATTGAGGCTGGAGAAATATTTGCCCTCCTCGGCCCGAACGGTGCAGGGAAGTCAACCACAATTCGGATGCTGACTACACTAACAAAACCATCCCAAGGAAAGATGGAGGTAGCTGGATATGATGTAGTACGCCAACCTTTGCTAGCTAAGCAAAGTATTGGCGTTGTCTTGCAGCAAACTAGTGTAGATGGTGATTTAAGTGTGTGGGAAAATATGGAACTACATGGGAGACTACATCACATCCCTAACCCACAGCGACAACGACTAATTAATCAATGGCTGGATTATGTTGAATTAGCAGACAGACGGGAAAGCTTGGTAAAAACTCTGTCTGGAGGGATGAAACGAAGATTGCAAATAGCGAGAGCTTTATTGCATCAACCACAAATATTGTTTTTGGATGAACCGACGGTAGGGCTAGACCCCCAAACTCGTCGTCGGTTGTGGGAAATTATTCGGGATTTAAATAAACAAGGTATGACGATGTTATTAACAACTCATTACATGGATGAGGTGGAATTTTTATGTGATGCTTTTGGCTCTACTAAACCAGGGCGCATAGGTATTATGGATGGCGGTAAATTAATTTCTTTGGGGACTTTAAAACAATTGCGTTCCGCTCACGGCGAAGGCCTAATTATGAAACAGTTGAGCGTGACCACAACAAGCAATGATAGTTCACGAGGTTGGGAATATTTATTTTTTCCTTCTTTGGAAGAGGCAAATATTTATCTAAATCAACAGCCAGATAAAACAGGAATGATGGTTCGTCCCTCTAATTTAGAGGATATTTTCGTTGAGTTAACAGGAAGACAATTAAATTAA
- a CDS encoding tetratricopeptide repeat protein — protein sequence MYKHISFVLSVLLLGGGTATIPTIAQGQVLVVQANNAELKRLLEDGKRLVDAGDYNGAIAVYQQAATMEPRNARIHSGIGYLHAQQGNFQAALASYRRAIAINPNNSDFFYAVGYIKGNMGDTPGAKEAYRRAIQLNRNNVSAYVGLGITQSRMGDFQSANWAFEQAIKLDKNNAQTYEFMAAMYKQRRQTKQASNLLQKARDLYQRRNDADGVARVEAMLQQL from the coding sequence GTGTACAAACACATATCATTCGTGTTGAGTGTGTTGTTGTTGGGTGGTGGCACTGCGACTATCCCTACAATAGCCCAAGGGCAGGTTTTGGTTGTGCAAGCTAACAATGCAGAGTTAAAAAGACTGCTAGAGGATGGTAAGAGGTTAGTGGATGCTGGGGACTATAATGGAGCGATCGCAGTTTATCAACAAGCTGCCACAATGGAACCGAGAAATGCCAGAATTCATTCGGGAATTGGGTATTTACACGCACAACAGGGAAATTTCCAGGCTGCATTAGCATCATACCGTCGAGCGATCGCTATCAACCCGAATAATAGTGATTTTTTCTATGCAGTAGGTTACATCAAAGGCAACATGGGCGATACACCAGGTGCAAAAGAAGCTTACCGCCGTGCTATTCAATTAAACCGCAACAATGTTAGCGCTTATGTGGGTTTAGGTATCACTCAATCTCGGATGGGAGATTTCCAATCAGCTAATTGGGCATTTGAGCAAGCAATTAAGCTTGATAAAAACAACGCCCAGACTTATGAGTTTATGGCAGCGATGTATAAACAAAGACGGCAAACTAAACAAGCAAGTAACCTACTGCAAAAAGCCCGCGACTTATACCAAAGGCGAAACGATGCAGATGGTGTCGCTAGAGTAGAGGCGATGTTGCAGCAGTTATAA
- a CDS encoding YbjQ family protein, with translation MIVTTTDVIQGAVIDSYLGIVTAEVVYGSNFLRDFLAGIRDVIGGRTGSYERLFEQGQRKAIEELELRAQRLGANAVIGIEIDTGTINVDQSGVLLLITATGTAVRVR, from the coding sequence ATGATTGTCACAACAACAGATGTAATTCAAGGTGCAGTAATTGATTCTTACTTAGGTATTGTTACCGCAGAAGTTGTTTATGGTAGCAATTTTCTCCGAGATTTTCTAGCTGGTATCCGTGATGTTATCGGTGGACGGACTGGCAGCTATGAACGTTTATTTGAGCAGGGACAACGTAAAGCCATAGAAGAATTAGAACTCCGGGCGCAACGTTTAGGAGCCAATGCTGTCATCGGTATTGAAATAGACACCGGAACAATTAATGTAGACCAGTCAGGTGTTTTATTATTGATCACTGCAACAGGTACAGCAGTGAGAGTACGTTAG
- the sufR gene encoding iron-sulfur cluster biosynthesis transcriptional regulator SufR, translating to MATTQQASTKQEILEYLLKHSQATALDLATVLDVSPQAIRRHLKDLEAEELVVYSNTTQAGMGRPQHIYQLSRQGRERLHKNASDRHGDFAVSLLDTLAETVGHDQFKTILQKQWERKAQEYRDLVGCGSIKERVANLVNLRKAEGFMAEYHPVDSPDSIEEERFIFIEHNCAISNVAESFPSVCGHELEMFAAVLPDCTVERTHWLINGEHRCGYLVQARKPLSLI from the coding sequence ATGGCGACTACTCAGCAAGCCTCAACTAAGCAAGAGATTTTAGAGTATCTCTTGAAACACTCACAGGCAACAGCCCTGGACTTAGCCACTGTATTAGATGTCAGCCCCCAAGCAATTCGTCGTCATCTCAAAGATTTGGAGGCGGAAGAGTTAGTTGTGTATTCCAATACAACACAAGCGGGAATGGGGCGACCGCAGCACATTTATCAATTAAGTCGCCAAGGAAGAGAACGCTTGCACAAAAACGCCAGCGATCGCCACGGTGATTTTGCCGTATCCTTATTAGATACCCTAGCCGAAACCGTCGGACACGACCAATTCAAGACCATTTTACAAAAACAGTGGGAGCGTAAAGCCCAAGAATACCGGGATCTTGTAGGTTGTGGTTCAATTAAAGAAAGGGTAGCTAATTTAGTTAATTTGCGAAAAGCTGAAGGCTTCATGGCTGAATATCACCCTGTAGATTCCCCTGACTCAATAGAGGAAGAAAGATTTATCTTCATCGAACATAACTGTGCAATTTCCAACGTCGCTGAATCATTCCCCAGTGTCTGCGGTCATGAACTAGAAATGTTTGCTGCTGTTCTCCCAGACTGTACAGTCGAGCGTACTCATTGGTTAATCAACGGCGAACATCGTTGCGGCTATCTAGTCCAAGCCCGCAAACCATTATCTCTCATATAA
- the sufB gene encoding Fe-S cluster assembly protein SufB produces the protein MSATVKTLVNQPYKYGFVTDIEADTIPRGLSEDVVRLISAKKNEPEFMLEYRLKAFRQWQKMTEPTWPSVKYPPIDYQNIIYYSAPKQKKAKLNSLDEVDPTLIETFEKLGIPLSEQKRLANVAVDAIFDSVSVATTFKEKLAKDGVIFCSISEALQEHPELIKKYLGSVVPIADNYFAALNAAVFSDGSFVYIPKGVKCPMELSTYFRINSGDTGQFERTLIVAEEGSYVSYLEGCTAPMYDSNQLHAAVVELIALDNAEIKYSTVQNWYAGDANGKGGIYNFVTKRGLCQGVNSKISWTQVETGSAITWKYPSCVLVGDNSVGEFYSVALTNNMQQADTGTKMIHVGKNTRSTIISKGISAGQSSNSYRGLVKINPTATGARNYSQCDSMLIGDNAHANTFPYIQVQNNTGKVEHEASTSKIGEDQLFFFAQRGISSEDAISMMISGFCKDVFNQLPMEFAVEADKLLSLKLEGSVG, from the coding sequence ATGAGTGCCACTGTAAAAACCTTAGTCAACCAACCCTACAAGTACGGCTTTGTCACCGATATTGAAGCCGACACTATTCCGCGTGGACTCAGTGAAGACGTTGTCCGCTTAATCTCCGCCAAGAAGAACGAGCCGGAGTTCATGCTGGAATATCGTCTTAAAGCGTTTCGTCAGTGGCAAAAAATGACGGAACCAACTTGGCCAAGTGTCAAGTATCCGCCCATAGACTATCAGAATATCATCTATTACTCAGCGCCGAAACAAAAGAAAGCCAAACTCAACAGCTTAGACGAAGTTGATCCCACCCTGATAGAAACCTTCGAGAAGTTGGGTATTCCCCTATCTGAACAAAAGCGCTTGGCAAATGTTGCGGTAGATGCCATTTTTGATAGCGTTTCTGTCGCCACTACATTTAAAGAGAAGCTCGCCAAAGACGGCGTAATTTTCTGCTCCATCTCCGAAGCATTGCAAGAACATCCAGAACTCATCAAGAAATACCTGGGTAGTGTTGTTCCCATTGCTGATAATTATTTTGCAGCCCTCAACGCTGCCGTATTTAGTGATGGTTCTTTTGTCTATATTCCTAAAGGTGTAAAATGCCCGATGGAACTGTCTACCTACTTCCGCATCAACTCCGGTGATACGGGACAGTTTGAGCGGACTTTGATTGTCGCTGAAGAAGGTAGTTATGTTTCTTACCTGGAAGGTTGCACCGCACCTATGTATGACAGCAACCAACTCCACGCGGCTGTAGTGGAACTCATCGCCTTAGATAACGCCGAGATTAAATATTCCACAGTGCAGAACTGGTATGCTGGCGACGCTAACGGTAAAGGCGGTATTTATAACTTCGTCACCAAGCGGGGTTTGTGTCAGGGCGTAAATTCCAAAATTTCTTGGACACAGGTAGAAACTGGTTCAGCAATTACATGGAAGTATCCTAGTTGCGTATTAGTTGGTGATAACTCCGTTGGTGAATTTTACTCGGTAGCACTGACAAATAATATGCAGCAAGCCGACACCGGGACGAAGATGATTCATGTCGGGAAGAACACCCGTAGCACAATTATTTCTAAAGGAATCTCTGCTGGTCAGTCTAGTAATAGTTACCGGGGTTTGGTGAAAATCAATCCCACAGCCACAGGCGCACGGAACTATTCCCAGTGTGACTCTATGTTAATTGGCGATAACGCCCACGCTAATACTTTCCCTTATATTCAAGTGCAGAATAATACGGGTAAGGTGGAACATGAAGCTTCTACTTCCAAAATAGGGGAAGATCAACTATTTTTCTTTGCTCAACGCGGTATTTCTTCGGAGGACGCTATTTCTATGATGATTAGCGGCTTCTGTAAGGATGTGTTTAATCAGCTACCGATGGAGTTTGCGGTGGAAGCTGATAAGTTGTTGAGTTTGAAGTTGGAAGGTAGTGTGGGTTAG
- the sufC gene encoding Fe-S cluster assembly ATPase SufC — MIIENSEVVLSVKNLTAEVDGTPILKGVNLEVRSGEIHAIMGPNGSGKSTFSKVLAGHPAYTVTGGEVIFQGQNLLELEPEERARTGVFLAFQYPLEIPGVSNLDFLRVAYNSRRKAQGLEEIDTFDFDDLIEEKLEVVKMNPAFLNRSVNEGFSGGEKKRNEILQMALLEPKLAILDETDSGLDIDALKIVAHGVNQLASPENATIMITHYQRLLDYIVPDFVHVMARGQIITSGGKELALELESRGYDWLLEDAAVEVGV; from the coding sequence ATGATTATTGAAAATAGTGAAGTTGTGCTGTCGGTGAAGAATTTGACGGCGGAGGTTGATGGTACGCCCATTCTCAAGGGTGTGAATCTTGAGGTGCGTTCTGGTGAAATCCATGCGATTATGGGGCCGAATGGTTCTGGTAAGAGTACTTTTTCTAAGGTGTTGGCGGGACATCCTGCTTATACGGTGACTGGTGGTGAGGTAATTTTTCAAGGACAGAATTTATTGGAGTTGGAACCGGAGGAGCGGGCGCGGACTGGTGTGTTTCTGGCGTTCCAGTATCCTTTGGAAATTCCTGGTGTGAGTAATTTGGATTTCTTGCGGGTGGCTTATAATTCTCGTCGCAAAGCCCAAGGGTTGGAGGAAATTGATACCTTTGATTTTGACGACTTGATTGAGGAAAAGTTGGAAGTGGTGAAGATGAATCCTGCTTTCCTGAATCGGAGTGTGAATGAAGGGTTTTCTGGTGGTGAGAAGAAGCGCAATGAGATTCTGCAAATGGCGCTGCTGGAACCGAAGTTGGCAATTTTGGATGAGACTGATTCTGGTTTAGATATTGATGCACTGAAAATTGTGGCTCATGGTGTGAATCAACTCGCTAGTCCAGAAAATGCCACGATTATGATTACTCACTACCAACGGTTACTCGATTATATTGTGCCGGATTTTGTCCATGTGATGGCACGGGGGCAGATAATTACTAGTGGTGGTAAGGAATTGGCACTAGAGTTAGAGTCGCGTGGTTATGACTGGCTACTAGAAGATGCTGCTGTTGAGGTGGGTGTGTAA
- the sufD gene encoding Fe-S cluster assembly protein SufD: MTMQVSPSAIANSDVVNLTSSLLDRDSYLVSLLNQVTVPATEGWLQELRERATNWVRHSVIPNTREEEWRFTDLSALRRVEFHHAAHTDVEKLHEMSLRGTGDNGLVFVNGVYTPELSNIANLPTGIVVGNLSALPITEQERVQKYLAQSEGALEVFTALNTAGISDVAVVLVAKNVIVETPIHLLFVSVADETATISQPRCLVVAESGSQVSVVEEFVTPNADEGVYLTNAVTEITIADNAQVVHTRIENESKQAFHIGKTAVTQGRYSRYTCHAITLGGKISRHNLEILQTGEQTETTLNGLTMIASNQLADTHSAIALNHPYGTSKQLHKCIVGDRAHAVFNGKVFVPKPAQLTDAAQLNRNLLLSSKARVDTKPQLEITADNVKCAHGATVSQLEDDEIFYLQSRGIDANDARKLLVNAFAAEIINQIPVPSLRNKLLTTVTSFKSLTND, from the coding sequence ATGACGATGCAAGTTTCTCCTAGTGCAATTGCTAACTCGGATGTGGTGAATTTGACATCGAGTTTGTTGGATAGAGATAGTTATTTGGTTAGTTTGTTAAATCAGGTAACTGTACCAGCGACAGAGGGATGGTTACAGGAATTGCGTGAACGGGCGACGAATTGGGTACGTCATTCGGTGATTCCCAACACCCGTGAGGAAGAATGGCGGTTTACCGATTTGTCGGCGTTGCGGCGGGTGGAATTTCATCATGCGGCGCACACTGATGTAGAGAAGCTGCATGAAATGTCTCTACGGGGTACGGGCGATAACGGATTGGTGTTTGTGAATGGGGTTTACACACCAGAATTATCAAACATCGCCAATTTACCAACAGGTATAGTCGTTGGTAATTTATCTGCATTACCCATCACTGAGCAGGAACGTGTACAAAAATATTTAGCACAATCGGAAGGTGCGTTAGAAGTATTCACCGCCCTGAATACGGCTGGTATCTCTGATGTTGCTGTGGTGTTGGTGGCAAAGAATGTCATTGTGGAAACACCAATACATCTATTATTTGTTTCTGTGGCTGATGAGACGGCGACGATTTCCCAACCACGGTGTTTAGTCGTGGCGGAAAGTGGTTCCCAAGTGAGTGTAGTTGAAGAGTTTGTTACCCCCAATGCAGACGAAGGGGTTTACCTTACCAACGCAGTTACGGAAATTACGATCGCCGACAATGCCCAAGTGGTTCACACTAGGATTGAGAATGAAAGTAAGCAGGCTTTCCATATCGGCAAAACTGCTGTTACCCAGGGGCGTTATAGCCGCTATACTTGTCACGCCATAACTTTAGGTGGGAAAATATCACGCCATAATTTAGAGATTTTGCAGACTGGTGAACAAACCGAAACTACTCTCAACGGTTTGACAATGATAGCTAGTAACCAATTAGCAGATACTCATAGTGCGATCGCTCTCAATCATCCCTATGGTACAAGTAAGCAACTGCATAAATGTATTGTAGGCGATCGCGCTCACGCTGTCTTTAACGGTAAAGTTTTCGTCCCCAAGCCAGCCCAGCTAACAGATGCAGCCCAGTTAAACCGCAACTTGCTGTTATCATCAAAAGCTAGAGTTGATACCAAACCCCAATTAGAAATTACCGCCGACAACGTAAAATGCGCCCACGGTGCAACCGTTAGCCAGTTAGAAGACGATGAAATATTCTACCTGCAAAGCCGGGGAATAGATGCCAACGACGCACGAAAGTTATTAGTAAACGCCTTCGCCGCCGAAATCATCAACCAAATACCAGTTCCTTCTCTGCGAAACAAATTACTCACCACCGTCACTAGTTTTAAATCCTTAACTAACGACTAA